One Triticum dicoccoides isolate Atlit2015 ecotype Zavitan chromosome 3B, WEW_v2.0, whole genome shotgun sequence genomic window, GCGATGCCGCGTTGTAGAGTGAACGGGGTTTCTTCACCTCTGGCGCAGGCGGCAACCACCACTTCTCAAACCCCATGTACGTGCTCTTCTTTGCTAATACAAACCAACCAACAATCAATTGACAGAATAAAAAACTTCTCTGCCTAAATAGTGTAGTAACTACACGGTCCTAACACTGAACACTAGAGCAGGCCACAGCCATATGTTGTCATTAAGTGAAGTAGAAAATATCGAATTATGTTCTCATTCTCGATGACACAACCATTCTATTGCACTTGCTTTTAAAGTCAAAATCTATATGTAATTGCCTTCGACCAATTTTCAGTTGTTCACTGACAGCATGCTGCCACAGCTTCAGGGGGGTAGAACGTGGAGGAAATGGACGGGATGGCAGAGCTGAGTgaggatagatagatagatacctTGGTCCTCGCTGCTGCGCGCGAAGAGGTCGGCGTGTGTGGGAGGGGGTGCGCGTGCGGGGGtggtcgccgccgccggcgactgCCCCAGGGCTGGCTTGGGTTTGTCCTTTGACGGCTTGGgcacggcgacggtggcggcgcCCGGGTTCATGTCCCAGGCGGCGCGCACGCGGAACTGGCGGTGGCGCGTCGGCGTCGCCATGGTCGCCGCCACGGTGGCCATCGTCGCCGCAGGCAATAACTCTCGCGCCGTCGAGGATACAAATGGATAAACAGCCTCCCGCCGTGGATATTTCCCCTTTTCCTCTGTTCGCGGCCCGAGCGGGCCCACCTGGCAGTGCGGTCATTGCCAGTTTACGCATTCGTTAGACATGGAAAGACGTTTCATAACTCGGGTTGTGTATTCCTGAGAAATACGCCTACCAGGGCAGAAGCTCGAGCACTCTACCCGAATGCCGCACGCGGAGCTCGCCTGTTGAACTCGCCGCCTCTGCTTCACTTCCAATTCGAAtcgcctccgccgcgccgccgccattaGCTTTGCTTGCTTCTTGTAGAATTCCTCGGCCAGAAACCTCGCTCGCCGAATCGAACCCCCCACCACCTCGGCGCACCCTCACCGGAGCCGAGCCCCCCACCGCCGCGCTAAACCCTAGCTGCCGCCGGCGACCGCCGCCATGAGCCGCTTCGACGGCCGTGCGGCAGACCCCAGCTCCTACCGCGACCGCCGCAGGTAACCCGCTCCGCTCCAAACCCTAATCCTAACGGTAGCCCTAGTAATCCTGGTTCTAGGTCCGGTTGGTTACTTATTTCTGCCCGTGTTGGCAGTGAGGGCGCGTTCGGTGGCGGGACGAGGGCGTTCGCGCCGTCGGGCAAACCGGATGCTGCCgccgcggcggccgcggccgaGCTGGACGGGCTGCCGCGGTTCGAGAAGAACTTCTACGTGGAGGTTCCCGCGGTGGCCGGCATGACGGCGGAGGAGGTTGAGGCCTACCGCCGCCGCCGGGAGATCACCGTCGAGGGCAACGACGTGCCCAAGCCGGTGCGCGACTTCCGCGACGTCGGTTTCCCAGGTTAGGCCATGGTGTTCTTCGTAGCTCCTTCTCTCCCCGTGCGCTGCTGTTGTGTTTCAGGCTTTCAGACGCACAAATTTGATAGAATCAGCAGGGAGTAGGATAGGTTCTCGTTAGCATCTCTGTTGAATTACTTAAAATCGAATAAGAGGGACGCCTTCATTTAGCTATGTGCCTCCCTGTATCACATGATGCTCTGTTTCTATAATACCACACTCAAAAagcataatattgatgcacctatatGTAATTCTAGCAAATACCCTCATGTCACTGGGCTGAGTTGGTCCTGTTAGCTGATTGGGAAAAGGCTTGCCCTGTGAAGCAGTGATTCTCATTGAATCACAAATTTTAGCTAGTTAGCTCTCCCATTTTTCCTACATATGTGAATAATCAACAATAGGATATTTGGGCCTAATAGCACTGGTTACCTGCTCTTGCGTGTGCCAGTCACTGCACTTATTTCCAGAAGTTTACATTTTTATTTTCATTGCTTTGAAGATACTTGATGCATATGTGTTCTATTAACTGAAAACAATGTGGTAAAGTATATTTATTACTGTACTTTTTTACCAACTAGGAGTTTCCTAGTCCTTACATTGCATCACATTATAATCAGAAAGCTCATGCATCTGGAGAAATTTTAGCACCATATTATGATACCCTTTGAAGGGGAGCCTtgacgcagtggtaaagctgctgccttgtgaccatgaggtcacgggttcaagtcctggaaacagcctcttactgaaatgtagggaaaggctgcgtactatagacccaaagtggtcggacccttccccggaccctgcgcaagcgggagctacatgcaccgggctgccctttattATGATACCCTTTGACGTCGACCTTTGTTTTACTCCACCTTTGTTCTTAAATTTGTATTCTTTATGTATAAAATTGTGCTGTTTGTTTAAGAAAACGTTGCTATTGTAGAtacatgattattattttgtttatGCTTCCTTAGCTTTATCATCTCACAGCCTTTGTTTCCACTTACTTACGTAAGGTCCTTCATTTCTTTTTTACAGAATATGTGTTGCAAGAAATCACAAAAGCTGGCTTTACAGAACCTACCCCTATCCAGTCACAAGGTTGGCCAATGGCACTGAAGGGGCGTGATCTTATTGGCATTGCTGAAACAGGATCTGGAAAAACACTTGCTTACCTTTTACCTGCCATTGTTCATGTTAATGCTCAGCCTATTCTAGGTGCGAATATGCTGCTTCTATTTCTTGATTTACTTTCCTGGAATCATTCTGGATAATAATAATCTGAAAGGCTGATACATTCTTTGTTATTCAAGCTCCTGGTGATGGTCCGATTGTTCTTGTGTTAGCCCCTACACGGGAACTTGCTGTCCAGATACAGCAGGAGACAACAAAATTTGGTGCCTCATCAAAGATAAAAAGCACATGCATATATGGTGGTGTCCCGAAAGGTCCTCAAGTTCNNNNNNNNNNNNNNNNNNNNGATTTTCTGTTGGTCTATACTCAATTGATGTAGTTACTTGCTATTTGTGTTGGTTTTTATTGGTTCTTTACATGACTGGTGATAGTCCGATTGTTCTTGTGTTAGGTGTTGAAATTATTATAGCCACGCCAGGAAGACTAATTGATATGATGGAATCACATCACACAAATTTGCGGAGGGTCACATACCTTGTTTTAGACGAGGCAGATCGAATGCTAGACATGGGTTTTGAACCTCAGATTAAGAAAATTGTTTCTCAGGTACACCTCTTCCCTTTCCCACAACACAATTTATTGCATTATAGGGTAAATCCTGAATGTACGTGAAAATCAatgttctgatcttctccatttgaTATGTGCCTTCTTGACTTGCACATTGTCATTTTTGCTATAAATTGAGTTATTATGATGAGGTTGTCAAATCATTTATCCACCATATAGTTATTATCCATTACCCATCAAAATTAGTATTGGCTTTACTGAAACtcggcaagtctaaaaaatgatgtCAAAAGATTATATCTTGCTTCAGATTCGTCCAGATCGACAAACACTTTATTGGAGTGCTACCTGGCCAAAGGAAGTTGAGCTCCTAGCAAGGACTTTCCTTTTTGATCCATACAAGGTGAACATTGTGCCCACAGTTCGTTGTGCTAGCGGATTTCTTACATACTACTAGTATGAAAATTTATGTGTTGCATTTCAGCAAATTTTAATTTGGCGTGATGCAGGTTATAATTGGTTCTGAAGAACTGAAAGCTAATCATGCTATTTGTCAGCATGTAGAGATATTATCTGAGAGTCAGAAGTATAACAAGTAGGATTCTGTTTCATTTTCAATTACATAATATGTACTCAAAATGCTAATACAGCGCCTTAATACTGAACCATTGTGACATAAAGGTTGGTCAATCTACTGGAGGATATAATGGATGGCAGCCGAATTTTAGTATTCATGGACACCAAGAAAGGATGCGATCAGATCACCCGACAGCTTCGAATGGATGGTTGGCCTGCTCTGTCTATCCATGGTGACAAGAGCCAAGCTGAAAGAGATTGGGTTCTTTCTGAATTCAAGTCAGGGAAAAGCCCTATTATGACAGCTACTGATGTTGCTGCTCGAGGCTTAGGTATACAGAAATTCCCTCAGAAACAATAAGTTATAAATTAGGTAACACAGGTAGATTAATATGTATTCTGTATATCTTGAAAACAGATGTTAAGGATGTCAAGTATGTCATTAACTATGACTTTCCGGGGTCTCTGGAGGATTATGTCCATCGCATTGGTCGAACTGGCAGAGCTGGAGCAACAGGGACAGCCTACAGCTTTTTCACGGCTGCTAACGCCAGATTTGCCAAGGATCTTATTAGCATTTTAGTTGAAGCTGGACAAAAGGTCAGCCCTGAATTGGCTAATATGGGCCGTGGTGCACCACCTCCTTCTTTGGGTAAGTTTTCTGTTGGATTACTTTTTTT contains:
- the LOC119275036 gene encoding DEAD-box ATP-dependent RNA helicase 20-like, yielding MSRFDGRAADPSSYRDRRSEGAFGGGTRAFAPSGKPDAAAAAAAAELDGLPRFEKNFYVEVPAVAGMTAEEVEAYRRRREITVEGNDVPKPVRDFRDVGFPEYVLQEITKAGFTEPTPIQSQGWPMALKGRDLIGIAETGSGKTLAYLLPAIVHVNAQPILAPGDGPIVLVLAPTRELAVQIQQETTKFGASSKIKSTCIYGGVPKGPQVXXLVLGVEIIIATPGRLIDMMESHHTNLRRVTYLVLDEADRMLDMGFEPQIKKIVSQIRPDRQTLYWSATWPKEVELLARTFLFDPYKVIIGSEELKANHAICQHVEILSESQKYNKLVNLLEDIMDGSRILVFMDTKKGCDQITRQLRMDGWPALSIHGDKSQAERDWVLSEFKSGKSPIMTATDVAARGLDVKDVKYVINYDFPGSLEDYVHRIGRTGRAGATGTAYSFFTAANARFAKDLISILVEAGQKVSPELANMGRGAPPPSLGYRDRYRGHGGGRSWS